One window of the Bradysia coprophila strain Holo2 chromosome X unlocalized genomic scaffold, BU_Bcop_v1 contig_26, whole genome shotgun sequence genome contains the following:
- the LOC119069263 gene encoding uncharacterized protein LOC119069263, with protein MNCKTVIFLACFQCLCLVQPKEALFVNRKSLSENIQDGLVFAGKIFGIDHASEIADMVANTFSNKSKQHKYQNRQDDPGDYNNHNTLMISNILQLIGLDSAKIGALAVNGIIFIAQVIGRSLVASFTDKFTAKEDTTESPPPSARKLSDGSPLDWFLQIKSPILTNTMNELRNSSLPERLVDMFEEKDGNTDCIKLLVCKMSPLIWGMQRACNATIEPEEQTDEIDVGINGKGLNSFYKYLPDMQEFSTHGDACESRYDGCKVAPPY; from the exons ATGAATTGCAAAACGGTCATTTTCTTAGCTTGTTTCCAATGCCTGTGCTTAGTTCAACCGAAAGAAGCTTTATTTGTGAACCGAAAAAGTTTAAGTGAAAATATCCAGGATGGACTTGTGTTCgctggaaaaatatttg GTATCGACCATGCATCAGAGATTGCTGATATGGTTGCGAATACATTTtccaacaaatcaaaacaacatAAATACCAAAATCGGCAAGATGATCCAGGCGATTACAATAATCACAACACATTGATGATATCCAATATTCTTCAATTAATTGGGTTAGACTCAGCGAAAATTGGAGCGTTAGCAGTTAATGGCATTATTTTTATAGCGCAAGTG aTCGGCCGATCGTTAGTTGCGTCATTCACAGACAAATTTACTGCTAAAGAAGACACCACCGAGTCACCACCACCTTCAGCGCGTAAATTAAGCGACGGATCACCACTCGATTGGTTTCTTCAAATTAAATCGCCCATTCTAACCAATACGATGAACGAGTTGCGAAACTCTAGCCTTCCGGAAAGGCTGGTGGATATGTTTGAAGAGAAAGATGGCAATACAGATTGCATTAAATTGCTTGTATGCAAAATGTCCCCGCTTATATGGGGCATGCAGAGAGCATGTAACGCTACTATAGAACCGGAAGaacaaacggatgaaattgaTGTTGGGATTAATGGTAAAGGATTGAATAGTTTCTATAAATATTTGCCGGATATGCAAGAGTTTTCTACGCACGGTGATGCGTGTGAGTCTAGGTACGATGGGTGTAAAGTTGCGCCGCCCTATTGA